Proteins from one Panicum virgatum strain AP13 chromosome 7K, P.virgatum_v5, whole genome shotgun sequence genomic window:
- the LOC120640271 gene encoding putative cyclin-dependent kinase F-2, with the protein MAEPAAAVRDHAAAGPYEETACRLGKGAFGTVVKARHRGTGRVVAIKRLGAGGHGGGPGAALREARFLEEASGGGAHPFVVGFHDIVRAPGTLDLRLVMDYVGPSLHDVLRQLPSGRGGPPLPEATVRAAMWQLLTAAKQMHASRIVHRDVKPQNNLVAEGRSVVKICDFGLAMSADERPRTSRPPDYGTQVDVWSLGCVMAELIDGGRPLFQGFHDQGQLGAIFEVLGAPDDSTWPWFSSTAFATEVMPQLVDVQRENHLRELFPETKLSKEGFEVLSGLLTCNPKKRLTAAAALEHPWFAKIDALALELHPNKVEVLSPLPKRRRIHHIHAVCVT; encoded by the exons ATggccgagcccgccgccgccgtccgggaccacgccgccgcgggaccG TACGAGGAGACCGCCTGCCGCCTCGGCAAGGGGGCCTTCGGCACGGTCGTCAAGGCGCGGCACCGCGGCACCGGCCGGGTCGTCGCCATCAAGCGCCTCGGCGCggggggccacggcggcggccccggggcggcgctgcgggaggcACGCTTCCTCGAGGAGGCGAGCGGTGGCGGGGCCCACCCCTTCGTCGTCGGCTTCCACGATATCGTCCGCGCCCCGGGCACCCTGGACCTCCGCCTCGTCATGGACTACGTGGGCCCCAGCCTCCACGACGTCCTCCGCCAGCTCCCCAGCGGCCGCGGGGGTCCCCCGCTGCCCGAGGCCACGGTCCGCGCCGCCATGTGGCAGCTGCTCACGGCCGCCAAGCAGATGCACGCCAGCCGCATCGTCCACCGCGACGTCAAGCCCCAGAACAACCTCGTCGCCGAGGGCCGCAGCGTCGTCAAGATCTGCGACTTCGGGCTCGCCATGTCCGCCGACGAGCGGCCGCGTACCAGCCGGCCG CCCGACTACGGCACGCAGGTCGACGTCTGGTCCCTCGGCTGCGTCATGGCGGAGCTGATCGACGGCGGGAGACCTCTGTTCCAGGGCTTCCACGACCAGGGGCAGCTCGGCGCGATCTTCGAAGTGCTCGGCGCGCCCGACGACAGCACATGGCCGTGGTTCTCGTCCACGGCGTTCGCCACCGAGGTGATGCCGCAACTGGTGGACGTGCAGCGGGAGAACCATCTGCGCGAGCTGTTCCCCGAGACGAAGCTGTCCAAGGAAGGATTCGAGGTGCTGAGCGGCCTCCTCACGTGCAACCCCAAAAAGAGGCTCACGGCAGCTGCCGCGCTCGAGCACCCCTGGTTCGCCAAGATTGACGCGCTGGCGCTGGAGCTGCACCCAAACAAAGTGGAGGTGTTGTCGCCGTTGCCCAAAAGACGGAGGATACATCACATACATGCTGTTTGCGTGACTTAG
- the LOC120642718 gene encoding protein TRIGALACTOSYLDIACYLGLYCEROL 1, chloroplastic-like: MSSAAALLLRPTSATTHPLLHLPSPKSFVLRLHPSRRRLPVPRLSLTPTTSSNSNNSPPLPSPPHPSPEPAAPPSLVANWSPPRAIWRGLSALLLAGQVFHRVLTGRVHRRNLLAQLRRVGPGSAGVALLTAAFVGMAFTIQFVREFTRLGLHRSVGGVLALALARELSPVVTAVVAAGRVGSAFAAELGTMQVSEQTDTLRVLGANPVDYLVVPRVLACVLALPVLTLISFALGLASSAFLADSVFGVSVSIILESARRALRPWDLISSLLKSQVFGAIIAVVSCAWGVTTHGGAKGVGESTTSAVVVSLVGVFIADFALSCLFFQGAGDSLKYAMG; encoded by the coding sequence ATGTCGTCagccgccgcgctcctcctccgccccacCTCCGCCACGACGCACCCGCTCCTCCACCTACCCAGCCCCAAATCCTTCGTCCTCCGCCTGCACccgtctcgccgccgcctgcccgttCCGCGCCTCTCCCTCACGCCCACCACctccagcaacagcaacaaTTCCCCTCCCCTGCCGTCCCCTCCGCACCCCTCGCCCGAGCCCGCGGCCCCGCCTTCCCTAGTCGCCAATTGGTCCCCGCCGCGCGCGATCTGGCGGGGCCTCTCGGCGCTGCTCCTCGCGGGGCAGGTCTTCCACCGCGTCCTCACGGGCCGCGTCCACCGCCGCAACCTCCTGGCGCAGCTCCGCCGCGTGGGGCCAGGGAGCGCGGGGGTCGCGCTCCTCACCGCCGCCTTCGTCGGCATGGCCTTCACCATCCAGTTCGTGCGCGAGTTCACGCGCCTCGGCCTCCACCGATCCGTCGGCGGCGTCCTCGCACTCGCGCTCGCGCGCGAGCTCTCGCCGGTCGTCacggccgtcgtcgccgccggccgcgtcggCTCCGCAttcgccgccgagctcggcaCCATGCAGGTGTCCGAGCAGACCGACACCCTCCGCGTCCTCGGCGCCAACCCCGTCGACTACCTCGTGGTCCCGCGCGTCCTCGCCTGCGTGCTTGCGCTCCCGGTGCTGACACTGATCAGCTTCGCGCTTGGCCTCGCCTCCTCGGCATTCCTTGCCGATTCCGTCTTTGGCGTCAGCGTCAGCATCATTTTGGAGTCTGCACGCAGGGCGCTGCGGCCATGGGACTTGATCAGCTCCTTGCTCAAATCTCAAGTGTTTGGAGCCATTATCGCGGTGGTGAGCTGTGCCTGGGGTGTCACAACCCATGGAGGAGCCAAGGGTGTTGGCGAGTCTACAACATCTGCAGTGGTCGTTTCTCTGGTTGGGGTTTTCATTGCAGACTTTGCTCTGTCCTGCCTGTTCTTCCAGGGTGCTGGTGATTCACTCAAGTATGCAATGGGTTGA
- the LOC120642719 gene encoding acyl-acyl carrier protein thioesterase ATL4, chloroplastic-like → MSEDKFFEIEMVVGDDEVDEYGVVNNAIYASYLHSGRDVMLEQLGISVDYWTSTGNAMALAELNLKYFAPLRSGDMFVCKVKPVLIKGVRIIVEHMIETLPDRKLVLEGRATAVCLSKDYRPTRVFPELSASLVEAFSCKVA, encoded by the exons ATGAGCGAGGACAAGTTCTTCGAGATCGAGATGGTGGTCGGTGACGACGAGGTCGACGAGTACGGCGTCGTCAACAACGCGATCTACGCCAGCTACCTCCACAGTG GTCGGGACGTGATGCTTGAGCAGCTGGGCATCAGCGTGGACTACTGGACATCCACGGGCAACGCCATGGCTCTGGCAGAGCTGAACCTCAAGTACTTCGCGCCTCTCAGG AGCGGTGACATGTTTGTTTGCAAGGTGAAGCCCGTGCTAATCAAAGGCGTGCGGATTATTGTGGAGCACATGATCGAGACCCTGCCGGATCGTAAG CTCGTGTTGGAAGGCCGGGCGACCGCTGTTTGCCTCAGCAAAGACTACCGTCCAACTCGGGTATTCCCGGAGTTGTCAGCGAGTTTGGTAGAGGCCTTCTCCTGCAAAGTCGCCTAG